In Bdellovibrio sp. GT3, one genomic interval encodes:
- a CDS encoding response regulator: MNSVSLFKTLISRFGVELCLLVLVAVGSSMFQEHHSLQKALLPEGSVNSLQNMSGILHDVDRAKKDYFKDSTPEKLAVFNSQVTKINNELSNLYKSVNGRYDLQMQVYELNQNLHRQFETATLEIKQKHTARTPSNIEDFNQRKILELLQAHRKAQQDFVQIGGYNFLRSELMFAILGLFGVVILLSRYWQHKDLKAQRDIAENLQRRSLLLDTILGSMSEGMIVVNNQGHFTQYNAAAQRTVGTKVKEIGTEAGAGALGFHDENGKPYSSKDLPLHRALYGVEVDDLEIFVQNETHPEGTYILLSSRAIKDIDGGIAGALVVFRDISRRKQVEKEWAKAREAAVEASLKKSDFLAAMSHEIRTPMNGVIGMSTLLAETALEQEQKEYVGTIKRSAESLLMLINDILDYSKIEAGKISLDPQPFDLNFLVRDVVEMFRPALEEKNVELEFSISQRSNLYFNGDQGRIRQILVNLMGNAVKFTSAGTVGLEVSILDSATGPSLLKFQVRDTGMGLQEDERTALFQKYFQATAGKKFGGTGLGLSICKQLVDLMNGQMGVESTFGIGSTFWFSLQLPVCAAEDVPKLSTETQFDSLFKGRILVAEDQVINQRVAQNYLHKFGLQVDIAQNGRVAVEMARTGKYDLIFMDCQMPIMNGFDATKRIREEEQLRNSIRRIPIVALTAEGTIADKAPYTNAGMDDYLSKPIELPRMIETLQRYLKPGDPQVIDMAALQKLQKYASKDGSLLKALVEEFETSTPDLILSMRGPDFSSAAHALKSSAATLGAKILADLCQKLEDESKPEHINKWVIQIEAEFARSLQDLKNYISEKGAA; encoded by the coding sequence ATGAATTCTGTGTCTTTATTTAAAACTTTGATATCCCGTTTCGGGGTTGAACTCTGTCTCCTGGTTTTGGTGGCGGTGGGTTCTTCGATGTTTCAGGAACATCATTCATTGCAAAAGGCGCTGCTGCCGGAAGGATCCGTGAATTCATTGCAGAATATGTCGGGAATTTTGCATGATGTGGATCGCGCCAAGAAAGATTACTTCAAAGATAGCACGCCTGAAAAGCTTGCGGTATTTAACTCCCAAGTAACCAAAATCAATAACGAGTTGTCGAACTTATACAAGTCCGTAAACGGTCGCTATGATCTGCAAATGCAGGTCTATGAGCTGAATCAGAACCTGCACCGACAATTCGAAACAGCCACTTTGGAAATCAAGCAAAAGCACACAGCGCGAACTCCCTCCAATATCGAGGATTTCAATCAGCGAAAAATTCTGGAACTTTTGCAGGCGCACCGCAAAGCCCAGCAGGATTTTGTACAAATCGGTGGATATAATTTTTTAAGAAGTGAACTGATGTTTGCGATTCTGGGATTGTTCGGCGTGGTGATTCTGCTAAGCCGTTACTGGCAGCATAAAGATCTGAAGGCGCAAAGGGACATCGCAGAAAATCTGCAACGTCGTTCGTTGCTTCTGGATACCATTCTGGGAAGCATGAGTGAAGGTATGATCGTGGTGAATAATCAGGGTCACTTCACTCAGTACAATGCGGCTGCTCAACGCACCGTCGGTACAAAGGTCAAAGAGATCGGGACGGAAGCGGGCGCCGGTGCGCTGGGTTTTCACGACGAAAATGGCAAACCGTATTCATCCAAAGATCTGCCTTTGCATCGTGCGCTTTATGGCGTTGAGGTGGATGATCTTGAGATCTTTGTTCAGAATGAAACCCATCCCGAGGGAACTTATATCCTTTTAAGCAGTCGTGCGATCAAGGACATCGATGGGGGTATTGCCGGTGCGCTGGTGGTATTCCGTGATATCAGTCGTCGTAAGCAAGTCGAGAAGGAGTGGGCCAAAGCCCGTGAGGCTGCGGTGGAAGCGTCCCTTAAAAAGTCAGACTTCCTGGCGGCCATGAGCCATGAAATTCGCACACCGATGAATGGTGTGATTGGCATGAGTACTCTATTGGCAGAGACAGCCCTGGAGCAGGAACAAAAGGAATACGTCGGTACAATAAAGCGCTCGGCCGAATCACTATTGATGTTAATCAATGATATTCTGGATTATTCAAAAATCGAAGCCGGCAAAATCAGCCTGGATCCGCAACCCTTTGATTTGAATTTCCTGGTTAGGGATGTGGTCGAGATGTTCCGCCCGGCCCTTGAGGAAAAGAATGTAGAGCTGGAGTTCAGCATCTCGCAAAGAAGTAATTTATATTTTAACGGAGACCAAGGGCGGATTCGGCAGATACTTGTAAACCTGATGGGGAACGCTGTTAAGTTCACCAGTGCAGGAACCGTGGGTCTTGAGGTTTCAATTCTTGATTCTGCGACGGGGCCTTCTCTTTTGAAGTTTCAGGTGCGGGATACCGGAATGGGTTTGCAAGAGGACGAGCGCACAGCATTGTTTCAGAAATATTTCCAGGCCACCGCGGGCAAGAAGTTTGGTGGTACGGGACTGGGTCTTTCCATTTGTAAACAGCTGGTGGATCTGATGAATGGACAGATGGGTGTTGAAAGTACATTTGGTATTGGCTCGACATTCTGGTTCAGCTTGCAGCTTCCGGTTTGCGCGGCAGAGGATGTTCCTAAGTTGTCGACCGAGACTCAATTCGATTCTTTGTTTAAAGGCAGAATTCTGGTGGCGGAAGATCAGGTTATCAATCAGCGTGTGGCGCAAAATTATCTGCACAAATTCGGATTGCAGGTGGATATCGCGCAGAATGGTCGTGTCGCGGTTGAGATGGCCCGCACTGGGAAATATGATCTTATCTTTATGGATTGTCAGATGCCGATTATGAATGGTTTTGATGCCACCAAGCGCATTCGCGAGGAAGAGCAGCTTAGAAACTCCATACGTCGTATTCCCATCGTGGCTTTAACCGCCGAAGGAACGATTGCGGATAAAGCACCTTACACAAATGCGGGCATGGACGACTATCTGTCCAAGCCTATTGAATTGCCAAGGATGATCGAGACATTGCAGCGTTATCTGAAGCCCGGTGATCCGCAGGTGATTGATATGGCAGCTCTGCAGAAACTGCAGAAGTACGCATCCAAAGATGGCAGTCTGCTAAAGGCGCTGGTTGAGGAGTTTGAAACATCCACACCGGACCTAATATTGTCCATGCGAGGTCCTGACTTCAGTTCGGCCGCACATGCTTTGAAGTCATCAGCAGCAACTCTTGGAGCAAAAATCTTGGCAGATCTTTGTCAAAAACTTGAAGACGAATCAAAACCGGAGCACATTAATAAATGGGTGATACAGATCGAGGCTGAATTTGCCAGAAGTCTGCAGGACCTGAAGAACTACATCAGCGAAAAAGGGGCAGCCTAA
- a CDS encoding response regulator: MANILIVDDQKSILMTLEALLTSDGHAVVQATNAIDAVHHLTQEKFDLVITDAIMPGGSDGYALTRTIRKQPHLGKLPVILLTGKREKSDVEKGLEAGVNDYIIKPIDPDMLLAKVRTIVASSSQSATAFSEVAVAIKAEWEIKNEIVAVSEMGFTMHSSVPMPLGKILRIKSSIFNEIGIEPVAIRIDSCEDLNPIENAWKIHGHFVGIAEKELTPLRLFIRSKQSKAS, encoded by the coding sequence ATGGCCAATATACTTATCGTAGATGATCAAAAAAGTATCCTTATGACTCTCGAAGCGCTGTTGACCTCGGATGGTCACGCGGTTGTTCAGGCGACGAATGCGATCGATGCAGTTCATCACCTGACTCAGGAGAAGTTTGATTTGGTTATTACCGATGCGATCATGCCAGGTGGCAGTGATGGTTATGCCCTGACTCGCACAATTCGCAAGCAACCTCACCTGGGCAAGTTGCCAGTGATTTTGCTGACAGGCAAACGCGAGAAAAGCGACGTCGAAAAAGGCCTCGAGGCCGGCGTGAATGACTATATTATCAAACCTATTGATCCGGATATGCTGCTGGCCAAAGTTCGTACGATCGTGGCGAGCAGCTCTCAGTCGGCGACGGCGTTTAGTGAAGTCGCTGTGGCCATTAAGGCGGAGTGGGAAATCAAGAATGAGATCGTGGCGGTTTCCGAGATGGGCTTTACCATGCACTCCTCAGTGCCAATGCCATTGGGAAAAATTCTGCGTATTAAAAGTTCAATCTTCAATGAGATCGGTATTGAACCCGTGGCAATTCGGATTGATTCCTGCGAAGATCTGAACCCGATTGAAAATGCATGGAAGATCCATGGACACTTTGTTGGCATCGCCGAGAAAGAACTGACGCCATTGCGTCTGTTCATTCGTTCAAAGCAAAGTAAAGCCAGTTAA
- a CDS encoding murein L,D-transpeptidase catalytic domain family protein encodes MLVKQMNSSVRSRATLLIAATFITLGLCANANAQTLPDDPAEEQTVATPAVRAMATPATTLSAYDQESILKKYDHVDPTNIVPTQPLIQALIYFEQNRSSFPNQNYITIINYAQSSRQARFYIVDLNSGGVWPLHVAHGKNSDPNHDGIADSFSNASGSNKTSLGFFRTAETYYGGHGYSLRLDGLSTTNSNARARAIVIHGANYVSEASVVQGRSWGCPALSMKVRTQVIDALKGGSLIYSVFDKGATGS; translated from the coding sequence ATGCTAGTTAAGCAAATGAATTCTTCTGTACGTTCCAGAGCCACGCTGTTGATTGCCGCTACTTTTATTACACTGGGCCTTTGTGCTAATGCCAATGCCCAAACACTTCCCGACGATCCCGCAGAGGAGCAAACAGTTGCAACCCCTGCAGTTCGCGCCATGGCGACGCCTGCCACCACTCTCTCCGCCTATGACCAGGAATCCATTCTGAAGAAGTACGATCATGTGGATCCCACAAACATCGTTCCGACTCAGCCTTTGATTCAAGCTTTGATCTACTTTGAACAAAATAGATCTTCTTTCCCGAACCAGAACTACATCACTATCATCAATTACGCTCAAAGCTCTAGACAAGCGCGTTTCTATATTGTTGATCTGAACTCAGGTGGAGTTTGGCCGTTGCACGTAGCACACGGTAAAAACTCGGACCCGAATCACGACGGAATCGCAGACTCGTTCAGCAATGCTTCAGGCTCCAACAAGACTTCACTTGGTTTCTTCCGCACAGCTGAAACTTACTATGGCGGTCACGGATACTCTTTGCGTCTGGATGGTTTATCTACGACAAACTCCAATGCCCGCGCCCGTGCGATTGTTATTCATGGTGCCAACTATGTGTCCGAGGCCAGCGTGGTTCAAGGTCGGTCATGGGGCTGTCCGGCTCTTTCCATGAAAGTTCGCACTCAGGTTATTGACGCTCTTAAAGGCGGATCACTGATCTACAGTGTTTTTGACAAAGGTGCCACTGGTTCGTAA
- a CDS encoding DUF6279 family lipoprotein, which translates to MKKTLTGMMFLFLTACSSSSNPVLDAVIGGMSVTQVEGYFDLDQKQEKEFEKEINKDLQRIQQQQLQEFAQAIRKFDVRVPVEKTDSEILSEVFDKLEVEYKKASGAFQNSAVHLVGMLRDEQFVHFEQQVRTEIQKARAEGVNPKNDELLARYKKQIKYWVGPTTVHQNHLLQQFVIKEPFPWKERMDNREKMLNQFLSNRRDPKKMRQFIEQFMTDYDSLRTTEYAEAMNGYEDRFKVFLNKFWTTLDYGQKQQLRVSLNKQAQEVERYVMNSHGVK; encoded by the coding sequence ATGAAAAAAACTCTGACTGGTATGATGTTTCTGTTTCTTACGGCGTGTTCCTCGTCCTCAAATCCCGTCCTGGATGCGGTTATAGGTGGGATGTCGGTTACTCAGGTTGAAGGATATTTTGATCTTGATCAGAAGCAGGAGAAAGAGTTCGAAAAGGAGATCAATAAGGACTTACAGCGGATACAACAGCAGCAATTGCAGGAGTTTGCTCAGGCGATCCGGAAATTTGATGTACGTGTGCCAGTGGAAAAAACAGATTCAGAAATTCTAAGCGAAGTATTCGACAAACTTGAAGTTGAATACAAGAAGGCCTCCGGTGCATTTCAGAATTCCGCGGTTCACTTGGTGGGAATGCTGCGCGATGAGCAGTTCGTTCATTTTGAGCAGCAGGTGCGAACAGAAATTCAAAAGGCCCGGGCCGAAGGGGTCAATCCAAAAAACGATGAGCTATTGGCTCGCTATAAAAAGCAAATCAAGTATTGGGTGGGGCCCACAACAGTTCACCAAAATCATTTGCTGCAGCAATTCGTCATCAAGGAGCCATTTCCCTGGAAAGAGCGTATGGATAATCGCGAAAAAATGCTCAATCAGTTTTTGTCCAACCGACGGGATCCCAAAAAAATGCGCCAGTTCATAGAGCAATTTATGACTGATTATGACTCCCTTCGCACTACGGAGTATGCCGAGGCCATGAATGGCTATGAAGACAGGTTTAAAGTTTTTTTGAATAAGTTTTGGACGACCTTGGACTATGGTCAGAAGCAACAGCTGCGTGTCAGTCTTAATAAGCAGGCCCAGGAAGTGGAACGTTACGTAATGAACTCCCACGGAGTGAAATAG
- a CDS encoding RNA recognition motif domain-containing protein has product MGKKIYVGNLSYQLDEQSLADAFAEFGNVESARIVTDRETGRSKGFAFVEMSTDDEAATAIAKLNGAELAGRALNVSEAKPMAPRENRGGGFGGGRGGGGGGRGGFGGGNRGPR; this is encoded by the coding sequence ATGGGTAAAAAAATCTACGTAGGAAATCTTTCTTACCAACTAGACGAACAATCTCTTGCAGACGCTTTTGCTGAATTCGGTAACGTTGAATCTGCACGTATCGTAACTGATCGTGAAACAGGTCGCAGCAAAGGTTTCGCATTCGTAGAAATGTCTACTGATGATGAAGCTGCTACAGCAATCGCTAAATTGAACGGTGCTGAGCTTGCTGGTCGCGCATTGAACGTTTCTGAAGCAAAACCAATGGCTCCTCGTGAGAACCGTGGTGGTGGCTTCGGTGGCGGCCGTGGCGGCGGCGGCGGTGGTCGTGGTGGTTTCGGCGGTGGTAACCGCGGTCCTCGCTAG
- a CDS encoding cytochrome ubiquinol oxidase subunit I — MDDLVAARSTMAFSLGFHIIFAAIGMVMPFFMAVAHFLYLKKNRQDDLELTKLWMKGVAILFAVGAVSGTVLSFELGLLWPGFMKHAGPIIGMPFSWEGSAFFLEAVAIGLYLYGWKRMNRWVHWCAGLVVGISGFASGVFVVAANAWMNSPAGFEWVNGEAINIDPVAAMFNRAWLHQTMHMQVAAIQAVGFAVAGLHALLLLKRPGSVLHIRALKIAMVFAVVSSLIQPLVGHYAAQKVAEYQPAKLAAMEAHFHTEPRASLIIGGIPDVETGEVHGAIKIPGMLSFLAFNDMNATVKGLNDFPRDEWPPVLITHIAFQVMVGLGTLMILVGLLYVYLVRKNQLPTWFLKTLFVMTPVGFIAIEAGWIVTEVGRQPWIVYGIMKTKDAVTPMPGIQFHFYLFLVLYFFLAFVTAWLFRRQLQVAERNMIKGVQR, encoded by the coding sequence ATGGACGATCTGGTAGCCGCGCGTTCGACGATGGCTTTTTCGTTGGGATTTCATATTATTTTCGCAGCCATTGGCATGGTCATGCCGTTCTTTATGGCCGTCGCACACTTTCTTTATTTGAAAAAAAATCGCCAGGATGATCTTGAGCTCACAAAGTTGTGGATGAAAGGTGTCGCCATTCTTTTTGCCGTCGGCGCGGTCTCGGGAACTGTTTTGTCCTTTGAGTTGGGGTTATTGTGGCCGGGCTTCATGAAGCACGCCGGTCCTATTATTGGAATGCCGTTTTCCTGGGAAGGGAGTGCTTTCTTTTTAGAAGCCGTTGCCATTGGACTTTATCTTTATGGTTGGAAACGAATGAACCGCTGGGTTCATTGGTGTGCAGGTCTTGTGGTGGGTATTTCCGGATTTGCCTCAGGGGTTTTTGTGGTCGCAGCCAATGCCTGGATGAATTCCCCGGCGGGCTTTGAATGGGTCAATGGCGAGGCCATTAATATAGATCCGGTTGCGGCGATGTTCAATCGGGCCTGGCTTCATCAAACGATGCACATGCAGGTGGCAGCAATACAGGCGGTGGGTTTTGCGGTGGCAGGCTTGCATGCGTTGTTGTTATTAAAAAGACCGGGTTCAGTATTGCATATAAGAGCTCTTAAGATTGCGATGGTCTTTGCGGTGGTGTCTTCGTTGATCCAACCCTTGGTGGGCCACTATGCCGCTCAAAAAGTGGCAGAGTATCAACCTGCAAAACTTGCTGCCATGGAGGCGCACTTTCATACCGAGCCGCGGGCTTCTTTGATCATTGGTGGCATTCCTGACGTTGAAACAGGTGAAGTTCATGGCGCGATTAAGATTCCCGGCATGCTAAGCTTTCTGGCTTTCAATGATATGAATGCCACGGTTAAAGGCTTGAATGATTTTCCCCGCGATGAGTGGCCGCCAGTGCTGATCACCCACATTGCCTTTCAGGTGATGGTGGGACTGGGGACGTTGATGATTTTAGTGGGTTTGCTTTATGTCTATCTTGTGCGCAAGAACCAGCTGCCGACATGGTTTTTGAAAACTCTCTTTGTGATGACACCGGTTGGGTTTATTGCAATTGAAGCCGGCTGGATTGTCACCGAGGTGGGGCGACAACCGTGGATTGTCTATGGAATTATGAAAACCAAAGACGCTGTCACGCCGATGCCGGGTATTCAATTTCACTTCTATCTTTTTCTGGTTTTGTATTTCTTCCTGGCATTCGTCACGGCTTGGCTGTTCCGTCGTCAGCTTCAAGTTGCGGAAAGAAACATGATTAAAGGAGTGCAGCGATGA
- a CDS encoding cytochrome d ubiquinol oxidase subunit II, giving the protein MIEIILFFIAASLLLYVVLGGADYGAGILELATPSHLQGRQRQLINEAMGPVWEANHMWLIIIVVILFVGFPGLFTLVMIHLHIPVVALLVGIVARGTAFTFRHYDAIHDSKSQNAYSWIFSLSSLWTTFWLGIIAGSLWQGGIDPTATGFMEAYVHPWIGWVPVAMGVFMVCIFSFLAAIFLVGETQDVELKAYYRRRGFIFNMAVVLSGGLVFVAAYLEQSTLLLRFLRNPFSIACVVVATMFFIILWNLLRFNRSLWVRLAAGAQVSLILFGWYFASAPTAVLTSQGDVSFFDSAAPEPALRQLTYALCVGSLLIFPSLFYLLKVFKLSGKSLQHDAAKNDGIK; this is encoded by the coding sequence ATGATTGAGATCATTCTTTTTTTTATCGCGGCATCTTTGCTGCTATATGTGGTCTTGGGTGGGGCGGACTACGGTGCGGGAATTCTTGAGCTGGCAACACCAAGTCACCTTCAGGGGCGTCAACGTCAGTTGATCAATGAAGCCATGGGGCCGGTCTGGGAAGCCAATCACATGTGGTTGATTATTATCGTCGTGATATTATTCGTCGGATTCCCCGGGTTATTCACGCTGGTGATGATTCATTTGCATATTCCGGTTGTGGCTTTGCTGGTGGGGATTGTGGCTCGCGGCACTGCCTTCACTTTCCGCCATTATGACGCCATTCATGATTCGAAGTCTCAGAATGCCTATTCCTGGATTTTCAGTCTTTCCAGTTTGTGGACGACGTTCTGGCTGGGAATCATCGCCGGCAGCCTGTGGCAGGGTGGCATTGATCCGACAGCCACGGGCTTCATGGAGGCGTATGTGCATCCTTGGATTGGTTGGGTTCCGGTTGCGATGGGTGTTTTCATGGTCTGTATTTTTTCATTTCTGGCGGCGATCTTTTTGGTTGGCGAAACCCAGGATGTGGAACTAAAAGCTTACTATCGACGCCGCGGATTTATTTTCAATATGGCTGTCGTCTTAAGTGGAGGCCTTGTTTTTGTCGCGGCCTATCTGGAGCAAAGCACATTGCTTTTGCGCTTTTTAAGAAATCCGTTCTCAATTGCCTGCGTGGTTGTGGCGACAATGTTTTTCATAATCCTCTGGAATCTTTTACGCTTTAATCGGTCGTTGTGGGTGCGCCTGGCTGCTGGTGCCCAGGTGTCTTTGATTCTGTTTGGTTGGTATTTTGCCAGTGCTCCAACGGCGGTACTGACTTCTCAAGGGGATGTTTCGTTTTTCGACTCGGCGGCACCAGAGCCCGCATTGAGACAGCTGACTTATGCACTTTGCGTGGGCAGTCTTTTGATCTTTCCCAGCCTCTTTTACCTTTTGAAAGTGTTTAAACTTTCAGGCAAGAGTTTGCAGCATGACGCCGCAAAGAATGATGGCATAAAGTAG
- a CDS encoding 2-methylaconitate cis-trans isomerase PrpF family protein, with product MKSYRATYMRGGTSRALIFNESDLPADKKSWDEIFLRALGSPDPYGRQLNGMGGGISSLSKVAVVRASGNPAADVDYTFAQVSVTESKVDYKGNCGNISSAIGPFAVLQGLCKVTGGEARVRIFNTNTQKIIHSIFPVKDSLPEFSGDLEIPGVAGSGAPIRLEFQEPGGASTGSLLPTGKICESLHVDGVGTIEVSMVDAANACVMVRARDLGLAGTETPAELERSGELLKKLDLIRRHASVAMGISKNLEDAANYIAIPYLGIISPATGPDRDFEMRVIASGQPHKALPLTVSLCAAVTAKLPGSVIHEAVQGRALSMVRIGMPSGVLQLSADVEKEGGNWIARSGSFYRTARLLFVGEVFV from the coding sequence ATGAAATCATACCGCGCAACATACATGAGAGGCGGCACCAGTCGTGCCTTGATATTCAATGAATCAGATCTTCCCGCTGATAAAAAAAGCTGGGATGAGATCTTTTTAAGAGCTTTGGGAAGCCCGGATCCCTATGGGCGCCAGCTTAATGGAATGGGTGGTGGAATTTCATCCTTAAGCAAAGTGGCTGTGGTGCGTGCCTCCGGCAATCCTGCGGCGGATGTGGATTACACATTTGCCCAAGTGTCAGTTACTGAAAGCAAAGTAGATTACAAAGGCAATTGTGGCAATATCAGCTCGGCCATCGGTCCCTTTGCTGTTTTGCAGGGATTGTGCAAAGTCACAGGCGGGGAGGCCCGCGTTCGAATTTTTAATACCAATACTCAAAAAATCATTCATTCAATTTTCCCTGTGAAAGATTCCCTGCCAGAGTTTTCGGGCGATTTGGAAATCCCGGGAGTTGCGGGCAGCGGTGCTCCCATCCGGCTGGAATTCCAGGAACCAGGGGGCGCTTCGACGGGAAGTCTGTTGCCCACTGGGAAAATTTGCGAGTCACTGCACGTGGACGGAGTGGGGACGATCGAAGTCTCTATGGTTGATGCTGCCAATGCCTGCGTGATGGTACGAGCGCGGGATTTGGGACTGGCCGGCACTGAGACTCCTGCGGAGCTGGAACGTTCCGGGGAGTTGTTAAAAAAGCTGGATCTGATTCGCCGGCATGCTTCTGTTGCCATGGGAATTTCCAAGAACTTGGAGGATGCTGCCAACTATATCGCAATTCCCTACCTGGGAATTATCAGTCCGGCGACAGGACCCGACCGGGATTTTGAAATGCGTGTGATTGCCAGTGGGCAGCCACACAAAGCACTGCCTTTGACGGTGTCTTTATGTGCTGCGGTCACTGCCAAACTTCCGGGCAGTGTTATTCATGAGGCGGTCCAGGGGAGAGCATTGTCGATGGTTCGAATTGGCATGCCTTCCGGGGTCCTGCAGCTTAGTGCCGATGTGGAAAAAGAAGGTGGAAACTGGATTGCACGCAGTGGCAGCTTCTATCGAACGGCACGTTTGCTTTTTGTTGGAGAAGTTTTTGTCTGA
- a CDS encoding lytic transglycosylase domain-containing protein — MRKLIFISIAFISACASKPRQPASEPLVLTPPPAGALTLDQALTQGQEATVEYLQSQVKAEPYKNLHSKDPAVDLPTSLRAERSKTDNSDKKQQSVFLRKFRGWSAPKRLGHGEQLVADFNCDKALESQAMGYMLELDFPEQGARDVSKQLHEKVLSCDNISKIESVFRLSVFAIQQNECPRAMEYLDKYPAPAERGMRDRQAYLKSFCSAAVKIENANPLGGYGILLGSYQANPAAQWYLGVSSGDEEWDRLLASLLKLTAEERASTVQYIAGKMNLEKFRSLPLPFQTSVLVLMSANGADLSVFQALHKYLSDHPEAISEPVANLLFPIRYWKEIVENSKSADPILVKALIRQESAFNRTARSRARASGLMQLIYPTAKHFGVKKPLQLLIPETNIHAGSEFLAQLISEFGSVELALAAYNAGPGMVRQWQKRYPTENIDLFVEMIPYTETREYVRLVKRNYKIYQSILVKPQVLGSNP; from the coding sequence ATGCGCAAACTTATATTTATCTCAATAGCATTCATCTCTGCATGTGCTTCCAAGCCACGTCAGCCGGCTTCCGAGCCACTGGTTCTGACGCCGCCACCTGCAGGTGCCTTAACCCTGGATCAGGCTCTTACTCAAGGGCAGGAGGCAACGGTTGAATACTTGCAGTCGCAAGTAAAGGCAGAGCCTTACAAGAATCTTCATTCAAAAGACCCTGCCGTGGATTTGCCGACTTCGCTGCGAGCCGAGCGCAGCAAAACCGATAATTCAGACAAAAAGCAGCAGTCCGTATTTTTGCGCAAGTTCCGTGGTTGGAGTGCTCCGAAAAGACTTGGTCATGGCGAACAGCTTGTAGCGGACTTTAATTGCGACAAGGCTTTGGAAAGCCAGGCTATGGGGTACATGCTGGAGCTGGATTTTCCAGAACAGGGTGCCCGCGATGTTTCCAAGCAGCTTCATGAAAAAGTATTGAGCTGCGATAACATTTCGAAAATTGAAAGTGTTTTTCGTTTGTCCGTATTCGCGATTCAGCAAAACGAATGCCCGCGTGCCATGGAATATCTGGATAAGTATCCAGCACCGGCAGAGCGCGGTATGCGTGATCGCCAGGCTTACCTGAAAAGTTTCTGTTCAGCAGCTGTGAAAATTGAAAATGCCAACCCATTGGGGGGGTATGGAATCTTGTTGGGTTCTTACCAGGCTAATCCTGCGGCGCAGTGGTACCTGGGCGTCAGCAGCGGTGATGAAGAGTGGGATCGCCTGTTGGCATCCTTGCTAAAACTAACTGCGGAAGAGCGTGCTTCCACAGTGCAATACATCGCTGGGAAAATGAATCTTGAGAAATTCAGAAGCTTGCCTTTGCCATTTCAAACCTCAGTGCTGGTGCTGATGAGTGCCAATGGCGCAGACCTTTCCGTATTCCAAGCTTTGCACAAGTATCTTTCTGATCATCCTGAAGCCATTTCCGAACCGGTGGCAAATTTGTTATTCCCGATTCGCTATTGGAAAGAAATCGTTGAAAACAGCAAAAGTGCAGATCCGATTCTGGTGAAAGCTCTGATTCGTCAGGAAAGTGCCTTTAACAGAACCGCACGCAGCCGTGCTCGTGCTTCCGGCCTGATGCAGTTGATCTATCCAACAGCCAAGCACTTCGGCGTTAAGAAGCCATTGCAGCTATTGATCCCGGAAACTAATATCCATGCTGGCTCGGAGTTTTTGGCGCAATTGATTTCTGAATTTGGTTCTGTGGAACTTGCTCTGGCTGCCTACAATGCGGGCCCAGGAATGGTTCGTCAGTGGCAAAAACGTTATCCCACTGAGAACATCGACTTGTTTGTCGAGATGATCCCTTATACTGAGACTCGCGAGTATGTTCGATTGGTGAAAAGAAACTATAAGATCTACCAATCGATTCTTGTGAAACCTCAAGTACTCGGTTCAAATCCTTAA